In the Miscanthus floridulus cultivar M001 unplaced genomic scaffold, ASM1932011v1 fs_588_1_2, whole genome shotgun sequence genome, one interval contains:
- the LOC136532355 gene encoding protein ANTAGONIST OF LIKE HETEROCHROMATIN PROTEIN 1-like, giving the protein MAWSYVKMSMFGTAAAYSNDDEIIAAVAVLTQMPQKRPWGGSVPGHKTYKRDRLAADWQLNQDYFIEHPLYNEEHFRRRFRMRRELFLRIVDEVTAKNRFFQQRRDAAGQLGFSALHKCTVALKMLAYGGPSDELDDHLKMGESTALETLKEFVMTVVKLFGKEFLRPPRSEEIEHILSVNLARGFPGMIGSIDCMHWEWSSCPTGWQGMYRGHKGKPTLILEAVATEDLRIWHAYFGLPGSHNDINVLHRSNVFDDLANGRAPSVEFHVNDNIYSLGYYLADGIYPEWATLVKSIPMPVSNKQKVFSERQESCRKDVERAFGVLQAKWKILHRPARLWNPKVLNSIMRACVILHNMVVEDERGVQLPIVHPSEWPGVADPPINQDREIQGVRNLLMHKTLFRTERRQHCFSTT; this is encoded by the exons ATGGCTTGGAGTTACGTAAAAATGTCAATGTTCGGGACAGCCGCAGCATACTCTAACGATGATGAGATCATAGCCGCGGTGGCCGTCCTCACCCAGATGCCACAAAAACGCCCTTGGGGAGGTTCAGTCCCAGGCCACAAGACATACAAGCGTGATCGACTTGCAGCAGACTGGCAGCTGAATCAGGACTACTTCATTGAACATCCACTTTACAATGAGGAGCATTTCAGAAGGAG GTTTCGCATGAGACGGGAATTGTTCCTTCGGATAGTGGATGAGGTCACAGCCAAAAATAGGTTTTTCCAACAGAGGAGGGATGCTGCTGGGCAATTAGGATTCTCTGCTCTTCACAAGTGCACGGTGGCTCTGAAGATGCTAGCATATGGTGGCCCATCTGATGAGTTGGATGATCATTTGAAAATGGGAGAGAGTACTGCCCTCGAGACCCTGAAGGAATTTGTGATGACTGTGGTCAAGTTGTTTGGCAAAGAATTTCTTCGTCCTCCTAGAAGTGAGGAGATAGAGCACATATTAAGCGTCAATTTGGCCAGAGGTTTCCCGGGAATGATAGGCAGCATCGATTGCATGCACTGGGAATGGTCTAGCTGCCCAACTGGTTGGCAAGGCATGTACAGAGGGCATAAAGGCAAGCCAACTTTAATACTTGAGGCAGTGGCAACAGAGGATCTTAGGATTTGGCATGCTTACTTTGGTTTACCGGGGTCTCACAATGACATTAATGTTTTGCATCGTTCGAATGTTTTTGATGATTTGGCTAACGGGAGGGCACCCTCTGTTGAGTTCCATGTCAATGACAACATCTATTCCCTTGGATACTATCTAGCAGATGGCATCTATCCCGAGTGGGCTACACTAGTGAAAAGCATACCAATGCCAGTTAGCAACAAGCAAAAAGTTTTTTCAGAGCGACAAGAGTCATGTAGAAAGGATGTGGAGAGAGCTTTTGGTGTCCTACAGGCTAAGTGGAAAATCTTGCATAGGCCAGCTCGTTTATGGAATCCAAAAGTACTTAATTCCATCATGCGTGCTTGTGTCATACTTCACAACATGGTCGTTGAAGATGAGCGCGGGGTTCAGCTACCGATTGTGCACCCATCAGAATGGCCTGGAGTGGCTGACCCACCTATTAACCAGGATAGAGAAATCCAGGGAGTTAGAAACTTGTTGATGCACAAAACATTATTCAGGACAGAGAGACGGCAGCATTGCTTCAGCACGACCTGA